Proteins from a single region of Sinorhizobium alkalisoli:
- a CDS encoding aspartate aminotransferase family protein, with protein MAATPPLYDTYLRAPLRFERGEGVWLIAEDGTRYLDFAAGVAVNSLGHAHPHLIDALKAQAEKLWHVSNLYDVPGQESLARRLTAVTFADRVFFTNSGAEALECAIKTARRYHFAKGHPERFHVITFEGAFHGRTIATIAAGGQQKYIEGFGPKAPGFYQVPFGDIAAVKSAINDETAAILIEPIQGEGGVRLAPKEFLQELRALCDEFGLLLILDEVQCGVGRTGRLFAHEWAGIRPDIMAVAKGIGGGFPLGACLATEAAAAGMVAGTHGSTYGGNPLAMAVGNAVLDVVLAEGFLDNVRDVALVFRQGLASLKDRFPDIIEELRGDGLMLGIKAKVPSPDLLKAIRAEKLLVVPAGENVLRLLPPLIVTAAEAREGLARLERAAEAVRAAGGTAAA; from the coding sequence ATGGCCGCAACGCCGCCGCTCTATGATACCTATTTGCGTGCGCCGTTGCGTTTCGAGCGGGGCGAGGGCGTCTGGCTGATCGCGGAAGACGGTACCCGCTATCTCGACTTCGCCGCCGGCGTCGCCGTGAACTCGCTCGGGCATGCCCATCCGCATCTGATCGATGCGCTGAAGGCGCAGGCGGAGAAACTCTGGCACGTCTCCAATCTCTATGATGTTCCCGGGCAGGAGAGCCTTGCGCGGCGCTTGACGGCGGTCACCTTTGCCGACCGGGTGTTTTTCACCAATTCGGGCGCCGAGGCGCTGGAATGCGCGATCAAGACGGCGCGCCGCTATCACTTTGCCAAGGGCCATCCGGAGCGGTTCCACGTCATCACCTTCGAAGGCGCATTCCACGGCCGTACCATCGCCACGATCGCCGCCGGGGGGCAGCAGAAATACATTGAAGGCTTCGGACCCAAGGCGCCCGGTTTCTATCAGGTGCCGTTCGGCGATATCGCCGCCGTAAAGAGCGCGATCAACGACGAGACCGCGGCTATCCTGATCGAACCGATCCAGGGTGAGGGTGGGGTGCGCCTGGCCCCGAAGGAGTTCCTGCAGGAATTGCGCGCGCTCTGCGATGAATTCGGGCTGCTGCTGATCCTTGATGAAGTACAGTGCGGCGTGGGCCGCACCGGCAGGCTCTTTGCCCACGAGTGGGCAGGTATCCGGCCCGACATCATGGCCGTCGCCAAGGGCATTGGCGGTGGTTTTCCGCTCGGCGCGTGCCTGGCGACGGAGGCGGCCGCCGCAGGCATGGTGGCCGGGACGCACGGCTCGACCTACGGCGGCAATCCACTGGCAATGGCCGTCGGTAATGCGGTCCTCGACGTCGTCCTCGCCGAGGGGTTCCTTGACAATGTGCGTGACGTCGCGCTCGTGTTCCGCCAGGGGCTCGCTTCGCTCAAGGACCGTTTCCCCGATATTATCGAAGAGCTCCGCGGCGACGGGCTGATGCTTGGCATCAAGGCGAAAGTGCCCTCACCCGACCTTTTGAAAGCGATCCGGGCCGAAAAGCTGCTCGTTGTTCCGGCAGGCGAGAACGTGCTGCGCCTCCTGCCGCCGCTGATCGTCACCGCGGCTGAAGCGAGGGAAGGGCTCGCGCGGCTCGAGCGCGCCGCAGAGGCTGTGAGGGCCGCGGGCGGCACAGCTGCCGCCTAA
- a CDS encoding GcrA family cell cycle regulator, translating to MNWTDERVEKLKKLWSEGLSASQIAAQLGGVSRNAVIGKVHRLSLPGRAKAGGTTTPARPKRATSAPRAPNYAARAVTRTVARPAGATVLKEEVAVDLVAEQEFAPDANIVLPMSRRLELTQLTERTCKWPIGDPLKEEFHFCGNDSPESSPYCNYHARLAYQPSAERRRIR from the coding sequence ATGAACTGGACTGACGAGCGGGTGGAGAAACTGAAGAAGCTGTGGTCCGAGGGCCTGAGCGCCAGCCAGATCGCGGCTCAACTGGGCGGCGTCAGTCGCAATGCCGTCATCGGCAAGGTACACCGGTTGAGCCTGCCGGGCCGCGCAAAGGCGGGCGGGACCACGACCCCCGCGCGCCCCAAGCGAGCGACCTCGGCGCCGCGTGCACCGAATTACGCCGCTCGGGCCGTCACCCGCACCGTCGCCCGCCCTGCCGGTGCGACCGTCCTCAAGGAAGAGGTGGCGGTCGACCTAGTCGCCGAACAGGAATTCGCACCCGATGCCAACATCGTCCTGCCGATGTCGCGCCGCCTGGAGCTGACGCAGCTCACCGAACGGACTTGCAAGTGGCCGATCGGCGATCCGCTAAAGGAGGAGTTTCACTTCTGCGGCAACGACTCGCCGGAATCCTCGCCCTATTGCAACTATCATGCGCGGCTTGCCTACCAGCCTTCGGCGGAACGCCGGCGCATCCGCTGA
- a CDS encoding CDP-alcohol phosphatidyltransferase family protein translates to MLDGAVRRRLEPILDRIGMALANHGVGADTVTIAGFLLGLLAAVLIAFEFYFSGAALILFSRLCDGLDGAVARASRKTDLGGFLDIVLDFAFYGAIPLAFVIADSAANGLAGGFLLFSFYLNGATFLAFAVMAEKRAMTTEVRGAKSLYFTTGIAEATETIAFFLACCLFPSWFPTLAAFFAAVCLYTALSRIVLARLAFQDKQ, encoded by the coding sequence ATGCTCGACGGGGCTGTGCGCAGGCGGCTCGAGCCAATACTGGATCGGATCGGAATGGCGCTTGCAAACCATGGCGTCGGGGCCGATACGGTGACCATTGCCGGTTTTCTGCTCGGTCTTCTGGCCGCCGTCCTGATCGCCTTTGAATTCTATTTCTCCGGCGCAGCCTTGATCCTGTTCAGCCGGCTATGTGATGGCCTCGACGGTGCCGTCGCCCGCGCCAGCCGCAAGACGGATCTCGGGGGCTTTCTCGACATCGTCCTCGACTTCGCCTTCTACGGCGCGATCCCGCTCGCTTTCGTCATTGCCGACTCGGCCGCCAACGGCCTCGCCGGCGGCTTCCTGCTGTTTTCCTTCTATCTCAACGGCGCCACCTTTCTCGCATTCGCCGTCATGGCGGAAAAGCGGGCGATGACGACCGAGGTAAGAGGCGCGAAATCGCTCTATTTCACCACGGGGATCGCCGAGGCGACGGAGACGATCGCCTTTTTTCTCGCCTGCTGTCTTTTCCCTTCCTGGTTTCCAACTCTTGCCGCGTTCTTCGCCGCTGTCTGTCTTTACACCGCTTTGTCCCGGATCGTGCTGGCGCGTCTCGCTTTCCAGGACAAACAATGA
- a CDS encoding thermonuclease family protein — protein sequence MRQQLFTIAGALAAILFFAGLLMGGAVAIRDRERALPQDFVLDTPDLAATEETTPLQDVPASPRSPAAEKEGAAGQGATEKTARLPLRSVDPDLFALPEDQLARPLERIAPRPPLSGPDKVHKPSPIVLHRPVALAAGLVKSGDLTLQFREIEPEGVEKVCGGNGEAWPCGMIARTAFRNFLRGRALVCDHMEEKPDGAAVATCSVGGRNAAEWLAANGWAIALPGTSLEAATNAARKARRGIYGEDPRDRGSASGGLQAGSEIPN from the coding sequence ATGCGGCAGCAACTCTTCACCATCGCTGGCGCACTCGCCGCCATTCTGTTCTTTGCCGGTCTCCTGATGGGTGGCGCCGTCGCCATTCGCGACCGCGAACGCGCTTTGCCGCAAGATTTCGTTCTCGATACGCCGGATCTTGCTGCCACGGAAGAGACCACCCCGTTGCAGGACGTGCCCGCCTCGCCCAGGTCACCCGCTGCCGAAAAGGAAGGCGCTGCCGGACAGGGCGCAACCGAAAAGACCGCCCGCCTGCCCTTACGCTCCGTCGATCCCGACCTATTCGCCCTTCCGGAAGACCAGCTTGCGCGGCCGCTTGAACGCATCGCGCCGCGCCCTCCACTGTCCGGGCCGGATAAAGTCCATAAGCCTTCGCCGATCGTTCTTCACCGCCCCGTCGCCCTTGCCGCGGGGCTGGTCAAATCCGGCGACCTCACGCTGCAATTCAGGGAGATAGAGCCGGAAGGCGTCGAAAAGGTCTGCGGGGGAAATGGCGAGGCCTGGCCTTGCGGTATGATCGCGCGCACGGCGTTCCGCAATTTCCTCAGGGGTCGAGCGCTCGTTTGCGATCACATGGAAGAGAAGCCGGACGGAGCCGCGGTCGCCACCTGCTCCGTCGGCGGTCGGAACGCTGCCGAATGGCTTGCGGCGAACGGCTGGGCCATTGCTCTGCCGGGCACATCTCTCGAGGCGGCGACAAACGCCGCGCGAAAAGCGAGGCGTGGCATCTATGGCGAGGATCCGAGGGATCGCGGATCGGCCTCGGGAGGCTTGCAAGCCGGAAGCGAGATTCCCAACTAA
- the argF gene encoding ornithine carbamoyltransferase, whose amino-acid sequence MTATRHFLDLSAMTSVDLRTIIDDARMRKSATKAGTADKPLAGKMLAMIFEKPSTRTRVSFDVGMRQLGGETLFLSGTEMQLGRAETIGDTAKVLSRYVDAIMIRTTDHRRLLELAEHATVPVINGLTDDTHPCQIMADIMTFEEHRGPVGAKTIAWTGDGNNVLHSLIEGSARFGYRMNMAVPFGSEPQDKFLNWARNNGGEILLCHEPEQAVAGADCVVTDTWISMNQEHRARGHNVFQPYQVNEALMKHAAPDALFMHCLPAHRGEEVTDEVIDGPQSVVFDEAENRLHAQKSILAWCLGVV is encoded by the coding sequence ATGACCGCCACCAGACATTTTCTCGATCTTTCGGCCATGACGTCCGTCGACCTCAGGACGATCATCGACGACGCCCGGATGCGCAAGTCGGCGACAAAGGCCGGAACGGCCGACAAGCCGCTTGCCGGCAAGATGCTGGCGATGATTTTCGAGAAACCGTCCACCCGTACGCGCGTCTCCTTCGATGTCGGGATGCGGCAGCTCGGTGGCGAGACGCTGTTTCTTTCTGGCACCGAAATGCAGCTCGGTCGGGCCGAAACCATCGGCGACACGGCGAAGGTCCTCTCGCGCTACGTCGACGCGATCATGATTCGCACCACTGACCACCGCCGGCTCCTTGAATTGGCCGAGCACGCGACCGTGCCGGTCATCAATGGCCTTACGGACGACACGCATCCCTGCCAGATCATGGCGGACATCATGACCTTCGAGGAACACCGCGGGCCTGTCGGGGCGAAAACGATCGCTTGGACGGGCGACGGCAATAACGTGTTGCACTCTCTGATCGAGGGATCGGCGCGCTTCGGCTATCGGATGAACATGGCGGTCCCGTTCGGCTCCGAGCCGCAGGACAAGTTCCTCAACTGGGCTCGGAACAACGGCGGAGAGATTCTGCTGTGTCATGAACCGGAGCAGGCCGTCGCCGGCGCCGACTGCGTCGTCACCGACACGTGGATCTCGATGAACCAGGAGCACCGCGCCCGCGGCCACAACGTTTTCCAGCCCTATCAGGTCAACGAGGCTTTGATGAAGCACGCGGCACCCGATGCCTTGTTCATGCATTGTCTGCCGGCGCATCGCGGCGAGGAGGTCACGGATGAGGTGATCGACGGGCCGCAATCGGTTGTCTTCGACGAGGCGGAAAACCGGCTTCACGCGCAAAAGTCGATCCTCGCCTGGTGTCTCGGCGTCGTTTGA
- a CDS encoding transporter substrate-binding domain-containing protein — protein sequence MLLRAIVGFVAVCTSLAAGTALAEPKGLPLLFDARERIAKPDLSALPRLRFLTTVDFPPFNFIDQSGKLSGFHVDLAREICRELEIEPKCQIQAVTYEELAPALEEGRGEAVAAGIAVTPELRRSFAFSRAFMQLPARFILNTKAANGLESPADLAGKPIGVVSATTHEAMFKAFFPRLKAQAFSDRDAMLSALREGSIAAAFSDGMQLSFWVSGSGAAGCCSLMEGAYFSHRFLGEGLTIVSRKTEPALAQAIDHALLALSRSGGLEEIYLRYFPNGIY from the coding sequence ATCCTGCTTCGGGCCATAGTCGGATTCGTGGCCGTTTGCACGTCGCTTGCCGCCGGTACGGCGCTGGCCGAGCCGAAGGGCCTCCCTTTGCTTTTCGACGCCCGCGAGCGCATCGCCAAACCCGACTTGAGCGCGCTACCGCGATTGCGCTTTCTCACCACCGTCGATTTTCCACCCTTCAACTTCATCGACCAGTCCGGAAAACTCTCGGGCTTCCATGTCGACCTCGCCCGCGAAATTTGTCGGGAACTCGAGATCGAGCCGAAATGCCAGATCCAGGCGGTGACTTATGAGGAATTGGCCCCCGCTCTGGAAGAGGGGCGGGGGGAGGCGGTCGCCGCCGGCATCGCCGTCACGCCGGAACTGCGGCGGAGCTTTGCATTTTCCAGGGCTTTCATGCAATTGCCGGCCCGCTTCATTCTCAACACGAAGGCGGCAAACGGCTTGGAAAGCCCAGCCGATCTCGCCGGCAAGCCCATAGGCGTCGTCTCCGCTACGACGCACGAGGCTATGTTCAAGGCCTTCTTCCCTCGGCTCAAAGCCCAGGCCTTTTCCGATCGGGATGCGATGCTCTCCGCCCTGCGGGAAGGCTCGATCGCGGCCGCCTTTTCCGACGGTATGCAACTCTCCTTTTGGGTTTCCGGCAGCGGGGCCGCCGGCTGCTGCAGTCTGATGGAAGGCGCCTATTTCTCGCACCGCTTCCTTGGCGAAGGGCTGACGATCGTCAGCCGCAAGACCGAGCCCGCCCTGGCCCAGGCGATCGACCATGCCCTGCTGGCACTTTCGCGCAGCGGCGGGCTCGAAGAGATCTACCTGCGCTATTTCCCGAATGGGATCTATTGA
- the apaG gene encoding Co2+/Mg2+ efflux protein ApaG codes for MYRALTRDIEVTVEPYYLEEQSDPDDSRYVWGYRIVISNHSEIAVRLVTRYWHITDENGQVDEVSGSGVIGEQPLLNPGDTYEYSSGCPLDTPSGVMFGHYSMEAEDGETFNVAIPAFSLDTPGQVRTLN; via the coding sequence ATGTATCGCGCACTCACTCGCGACATAGAAGTCACGGTAGAGCCGTACTATCTGGAAGAGCAGTCTGATCCCGACGACAGCCGTTATGTTTGGGGTTACCGCATCGTCATATCGAACCATTCCGAAATCGCCGTTCGGCTGGTGACCCGCTACTGGCATATTACCGACGAGAACGGGCAGGTCGACGAGGTCAGCGGATCCGGCGTTATCGGCGAACAGCCGCTGCTCAATCCCGGCGATACCTACGAATATTCCTCCGGCTGTCCGCTGGACACGCCTTCTGGCGTCATGTTCGGCCACTACAGCATGGAGGCGGAGGACGGAGAGACCTTCAACGTCGCGATCCCCGCCTTCTCGCTGGACACCCCCGGGCAGGTTCGCACACTGAACTAG
- a CDS encoding O-succinylhomoserine sulfhydrylase, producing MSKNWRPATQLVHGGTLRSEYGETSEAIFLTQGFVYESSEAAEARFKGETDGFIYARYGSPTNDMFEKRMCMLEGAEDARATASGMAAVSAAILCQVKAGDHIVAARALFGSCRWVVETLAPKYGVECTLVDGRDLANWEKAIRPNTKVFFLESPTNPTLEVIDIAGVARLADQVGAKLVVDNVFATPLFQKPLELGAHVVVYSATKHIDGQGRCLGGVVLSSKEWIDENLHDYFRHTGPAMSPFNAWTLLKGVETLPLRVRQQTDNARRIADFLAEQPQVARVLYPGRRDHPQADIIAKQMSGGSTLVAFELKGGKEAAFALQNALEIIRISNNLGDAKSLITHPATTTHKNLSDEARAELGISAGTVRLSAGIEDGDDLIEDFAQALKGVKA from the coding sequence ATGAGCAAGAACTGGCGCCCGGCAACCCAACTCGTCCACGGTGGAACGCTCCGCTCTGAGTATGGCGAAACCTCCGAAGCGATCTTCCTGACGCAAGGCTTCGTCTACGAGAGCTCGGAAGCCGCGGAAGCGCGCTTCAAGGGCGAGACCGACGGCTTCATCTACGCCCGCTACGGCAGCCCGACCAACGACATGTTCGAGAAGCGCATGTGCATGCTCGAAGGCGCCGAGGATGCGCGCGCCACCGCCTCCGGAATGGCGGCCGTATCCGCGGCGATCCTCTGCCAGGTGAAGGCCGGCGATCATATCGTTGCCGCGCGGGCGCTTTTCGGCTCCTGCCGCTGGGTCGTGGAGACGCTTGCGCCGAAATATGGCGTCGAATGCACCCTCGTCGACGGCCGCGATCTTGCCAATTGGGAGAAGGCGATCCGCCCGAATACCAAGGTCTTCTTCCTGGAAAGCCCGACCAATCCGACGCTGGAGGTCATCGACATCGCCGGCGTCGCCCGCCTCGCCGACCAGGTCGGCGCCAAGCTCGTCGTCGACAACGTCTTCGCGACGCCGCTCTTCCAGAAGCCGCTGGAACTCGGCGCCCATGTCGTCGTCTATTCCGCGACGAAGCACATCGACGGCCAGGGTCGCTGTCTTGGCGGCGTGGTGCTCTCCAGCAAGGAGTGGATCGACGAGAACCTGCACGATTATTTCCGCCACACCGGTCCGGCCATGTCTCCCTTCAACGCCTGGACGCTGCTGAAGGGCGTCGAAACCCTGCCGCTGCGTGTAAGACAGCAGACGGATAATGCGCGTCGAATTGCAGATTTCCTTGCCGAGCAGCCGCAGGTCGCTCGTGTTCTCTATCCGGGCCGCAGGGATCATCCGCAGGCCGACATCATCGCCAAGCAGATGAGCGGCGGTTCGACGCTTGTTGCCTTCGAACTCAAGGGCGGCAAGGAGGCGGCCTTCGCGCTGCAGAACGCGCTCGAGATCATAAGGATTTCCAACAATCTCGGCGACGCCAAGAGCCTGATCACGCATCCGGCAACGACGACCCACAAGAACCTCTCCGATGAAGCCCGGGCCGAACTCGGCATTTCCGCCGGCACCGTCCGCCTTTCGGCGGGCATCGAGGACGGCGACGACCTCATCGAGGATTTTGCGCAGGCGCTGAAGGGCGTCAAAGCCTGA
- a CDS encoding sterol desaturase family protein, with protein MTDEQLFLGFAEPVWRLVAFTTAFAALAVLELLHPRLERPELTRMLKGRRWATNFAIFVASSVLLRIAFPAAAVGVAIWTEARGIGILPGFGVTQLLGGIIAFVALDFAVWLEHVVFHKVPLLWRVHRVHHSDPGVDVTTALRFHPLEILLSMVWKGLVIMLLGAPALAVLIFEIVLNACAMFNHANLRLPGKADRFLRRVIVTPDMHRIHHSVERGETDSNYGFNLSIWDRLFATYVAHPASGDAIETGLKVYGRVDPTKLVWSMLLPFRRE; from the coding sequence ATGACGGACGAACAGCTTTTCTTGGGTTTCGCTGAACCGGTCTGGCGGCTGGTGGCCTTTACGACTGCCTTCGCTGCCCTGGCCGTCCTCGAGCTCTTGCACCCGCGGCTCGAACGGCCGGAACTGACGCGCATGCTGAAGGGCCGTCGCTGGGCGACGAATTTCGCAATTTTCGTTGCGTCTTCCGTGCTTTTGCGCATCGCCTTTCCGGCAGCCGCCGTCGGCGTCGCAATCTGGACTGAAGCGCGCGGGATCGGCATCCTGCCCGGCTTCGGCGTCACGCAGCTTCTCGGCGGGATCATCGCCTTCGTTGCGCTCGACTTTGCCGTCTGGCTGGAGCACGTGGTGTTCCACAAAGTCCCTCTGCTGTGGCGCGTCCACCGGGTCCATCACAGCGACCCCGGGGTGGACGTGACGACGGCGCTTCGCTTCCATCCGCTGGAGATCCTGCTCTCGATGGTCTGGAAGGGCCTCGTCATTATGCTGCTCGGCGCCCCGGCGCTCGCCGTCCTGATCTTCGAGATCGTTCTCAATGCCTGCGCAATGTTCAACCACGCCAATCTGCGGCTGCCAGGCAAGGCCGACCGGTTCTTGCGGCGGGTGATCGTCACGCCGGACATGCACCGCATTCACCATTCCGTCGAGAGGGGCGAAACCGATTCCAATTACGGCTTCAACCTTTCCATCTGGGACCGGCTGTTTGCGACCTATGTCGCGCACCCGGCAAGCGGTGACGCGATCGAAACGGGCTTGAAGGTCTATGGGCGGGTCGACCCGACGAAGCTTGTCTGGTCGATGCTCCTGCCGTTTCGGCGAGAATAG
- a CDS encoding tellurite resistance TerB family protein, with protein MPSSLSQHEALVYVMVMMSAVDRDMTDDEFARIGGLVRFLPAFDGFDENELIHIGRECATQLAAPEGLDVTLEMLREALPQRLHDTAYALAVEIAAADQRIRNEEIRLLQLLRDRLQLDKLTCAAIERGAIARFRR; from the coding sequence ATGCCCTCAAGCCTCAGCCAACATGAAGCCCTTGTCTACGTCATGGTGATGATGTCTGCCGTCGACCGCGACATGACCGATGATGAATTCGCGCGTATCGGCGGGCTCGTGCGGTTCCTGCCGGCCTTCGACGGCTTCGACGAGAACGAACTGATTCACATCGGTCGCGAGTGCGCAACCCAGCTTGCCGCTCCCGAGGGCCTTGATGTCACCCTCGAGATGCTGCGCGAGGCACTGCCGCAGCGGCTTCATGATACGGCCTATGCGCTTGCCGTGGAAATCGCTGCCGCCGATCAGCGCATCCGCAACGAGGAGATCCGCCTCCTCCAGTTGCTGCGTGACCGGCTGCAGTTGGACAAACTCACCTGTGCTGCGATCGAACGCGGCGCAATCGCGCGCTTCCGCAGATAG
- a CDS encoding 2'-deoxycytidine 5'-triphosphate deaminase gives MARETGILADRAIAALHASGRLKSERALDHDQIQPASLDLRLGSKAFRVRASFMPGPAHLVADKLDRLKLHVVDLSEGAVLETGCVYIVPLMESLALPENMSASANPKSSTGRLDIFTRVITDRAQEFDKIPAGYSGPLYLEISPRTFPIVVRRGSRLSQIRFRVGQSLLSERELLALHESDTLVASEQPNITGGGIALSIDLKGTGPDGLIGYRGKHHTSVVDVDKKAQHPVFDFWEPLYSRGRDDLILDPDEFYILVSREAVHVPPLYAAEMTPFDPLVGEFRVHYAGFFDPGFGHASAGGSGSRAVLEVRSHEVPFILEHGQIVGRLIYEHMLERPDGLYGLDLGSNYQAQGLKLSKHFRAE, from the coding sequence ATGGCCCGCGAAACAGGGATATTGGCCGACCGCGCGATTGCCGCGCTGCACGCTTCGGGACGGTTGAAGAGCGAAAGGGCGCTGGATCATGACCAGATCCAACCGGCCAGCCTCGATCTTCGCCTCGGTTCCAAGGCCTTCCGGGTGCGCGCGAGCTTCATGCCTGGGCCGGCGCATCTTGTCGCCGACAAGCTCGATCGGCTGAAACTGCACGTCGTCGATCTCAGCGAAGGCGCGGTGTTGGAAACGGGCTGCGTCTACATCGTGCCGTTGATGGAAAGCCTTGCGCTGCCGGAGAACATGTCGGCCTCGGCCAACCCGAAAAGCTCGACCGGACGGCTCGACATCTTCACCCGCGTCATCACCGACCGGGCACAGGAGTTCGATAAGATTCCGGCCGGTTATAGCGGCCCGCTCTATCTTGAAATCAGCCCACGGACTTTCCCGATCGTCGTGCGCCGCGGCTCGCGGCTCTCGCAAATCCGCTTCCGTGTGGGGCAATCGCTGCTTTCCGAACGGGAATTACTGGCGCTGCACGAGAGCGACACGCTCGTTGCCAGCGAGCAGCCGAACATCACGGGCGGCGGCATCGCGCTATCGATCGATCTCAAGGGCACCGGTCCGGATGGGCTGATCGGCTATCGCGGCAAGCACCACACCTCTGTCGTAGATGTCGACAAGAAGGCCCAACACCCCGTCTTCGACTTCTGGGAGCCACTCTATAGCCGCGGCCGCGACGATCTGATCCTCGATCCGGACGAATTCTACATCCTCGTCTCGCGCGAGGCGGTGCACGTGCCGCCTCTCTATGCCGCCGAAATGACCCCCTTCGATCCGCTTGTCGGCGAATTCCGCGTCCACTATGCCGGCTTTTTCGACCCGGGCTTCGGCCATGCCTCCGCAGGGGGCAGCGGCAGCCGCGCGGTGCTCGAGGTCCGCAGCCACGAGGTGCCCTTCATTCTCGAACACGGGCAGATCGTTGGGCGCCTGATCTACGAGCACATGCTGGAGCGACCCGACGGGCTCTACGGCCTTGATCTCGGGTCGAATTACCAGGCGCAGGGGCTCAAGCTCTCAAAGCATTTTCGCGCCGAGTGA
- a CDS encoding Hsp33 family molecular chaperone: MTEIAPGLGEFDFAGDDHVVPFHVEDLDVRGRAVQLGPMLDAILERHNYPLPVARLLAETVVLTVLLGTSLKFEGKLVVQTQSDGPVDLVVADFSTPDRVRAYARFDEEALAAAEKGGRTQPHELLGKGILAFTIDQGAHTQRYQGIVALDGATLEEIAGVYFRQSEQIPTKVRLGVAELLDRDENGKPRHRWRAGGMVAQFLPEAPERMRQPDLHGGDGDDGSSNGLFEEDDLWTEAKVMVETIDTDELTDPTVGTERLLYRLFHERGVRVYQPQAVYDRCSCSRDKIRNVLEGLSQEDIESSIEDGLIKVTCEFCSTTYRFEATEVHSR, from the coding sequence ATGACGGAGATAGCACCGGGGCTGGGCGAGTTCGATTTCGCCGGTGACGATCATGTCGTGCCCTTTCATGTCGAGGATCTCGACGTCCGCGGCCGCGCCGTTCAGCTTGGTCCGATGCTCGACGCGATCCTCGAGCGGCACAACTATCCGCTTCCGGTTGCCCGGCTGCTCGCGGAGACGGTGGTGCTGACGGTTTTGCTCGGCACCTCGCTGAAATTCGAAGGCAAGCTCGTCGTGCAGACGCAGAGCGATGGCCCGGTCGACCTCGTCGTTGCCGATTTTTCGACGCCCGACCGGGTGCGTGCCTATGCGCGCTTTGACGAGGAGGCGCTTGCGGCAGCCGAGAAGGGCGGCCGTACTCAGCCGCACGAGCTCCTGGGCAAGGGCATCCTGGCCTTCACCATCGATCAGGGCGCCCACACGCAGCGCTACCAGGGCATCGTCGCGCTTGATGGTGCGACGCTCGAGGAGATCGCTGGCGTTTATTTCCGCCAATCGGAGCAGATCCCGACCAAGGTGCGCCTCGGCGTTGCCGAGCTACTCGACCGCGACGAAAACGGCAAGCCGCGGCACCGCTGGCGCGCCGGCGGCATGGTGGCTCAGTTCCTGCCCGAGGCTCCGGAGCGGATGCGCCAGCCGGACCTGCACGGCGGTGACGGCGACGATGGCAGCAGCAACGGCCTCTTTGAGGAGGATGATCTCTGGACAGAAGCCAAGGTAATGGTCGAGACGATCGACACCGACGAACTCACCGACCCGACGGTCGGCACCGAACGCTTACTCTACCGGCTGTTCCATGAGCGCGGCGTCCGCGTCTATCAGCCCCAGGCTGTCTACGATCGATGCAGTTGCTCGCGCGATAAGATCCGCAACGTGTTGGAGGGGCTCAGTCAGGAGGACATTGAGAGCAGCATCGAGGACGGGCTGATCAAGGTGACCTGCGAATTCTGCTCCACCACCTATCGCTTCGAGGCGACCGAGGTGCACTCGCGGTAG
- a CDS encoding S24 family peptidase — MLSHDSIWRAIDALAERHRLSPSGLARRAGLDPTSFNRSKRKSRDGRDRWPSTESISKILDATGATVEQFTALLQPGSGAARPAGIPLLGFAQAGSGGYFDDGGFPAGQGWDEIDFPVSDGDRAGVYALEVQGDSMLPLYRDGDILIIDPSAHVRRGDRVVVRTQGGEVMAKILARQTPRGIELMSLNPEHPDRSFEMKDVEWIARILWASQ, encoded by the coding sequence ATGCTCTCACACGACAGCATCTGGCGCGCGATCGACGCGCTGGCAGAGCGTCATCGGCTTTCGCCTTCGGGGCTCGCGCGCCGGGCCGGCCTTGATCCGACCTCCTTCAACCGCTCGAAACGCAAATCCCGCGACGGCCGCGATCGCTGGCCCTCGACGGAATCGATCTCGAAAATCCTCGATGCAACCGGCGCGACGGTTGAGCAGTTCACTGCACTCCTGCAGCCCGGGAGTGGGGCTGCGCGCCCGGCGGGTATTCCGCTGCTCGGCTTCGCCCAGGCCGGTTCCGGCGGATATTTCGATGACGGCGGCTTTCCGGCCGGGCAAGGCTGGGATGAGATCGACTTTCCCGTCTCTGATGGGGATAGGGCGGGGGTCTATGCGCTCGAAGTCCAGGGCGACAGCATGCTGCCGCTTTACCGTGACGGCGACATCCTTATTATCGACCCGAGCGCCCACGTGCGGCGCGGCGACCGCGTTGTCGTCCGGACACAAGGGGGCGAAGTCATGGCCAAGATCCTGGCGCGACAGACACCACGCGGCATCGAGCTCATGTCGCTCAACCCCGAACACCCCGATCGCAGTTTCGAGATGAAGGACGTCGAATGGATTGCCCGGATCCTCTGGGCCAGCCAGTAG